In a genomic window of Streptomyces sp. SJL17-4:
- a CDS encoding extracellular solute-binding protein: protein MKTRPLAGSVALAAAVALTATACGGSGDPAASGGPEKVTVWIMKDSVTDAFLDRFRAGFEAEHEDIDLDIQIQEWDGIGEKVTAALASKDAPDVIEVGNTQIAQYAASGGVRDLSDKTAELNGADWLPGLAEPGKVDGKQYGIPWYAANRVVIYHKDLFARAGVTTPPKTQAEWLTVTAKLNRGRTQGIYLPGQNWYALSGFVWEEGGDLAVKDGASWKGALDTPQARSGMDFYRQLQALGKGPKDSDEAKPPQAEVFAKGETAQIIAVPGGAKIVEEINPALKGKLGFFPIPGKTAGKPGAVFTGGSDLIVPETSTHPEGAYEVVKALAGEKWQTDMARTMSYVPNRTSLARVIQDDEGTAAMAAGAAQGRATPNSPQWAAVEATNPIKQYMTAVLTGTDPAQAAATASQSITKTLGS, encoded by the coding sequence GTGAAGACTCGTCCCCTCGCCGGCTCCGTCGCCCTCGCGGCAGCCGTCGCCCTCACCGCCACGGCCTGTGGCGGGTCGGGCGACCCGGCGGCCTCCGGCGGACCGGAGAAGGTCACCGTATGGATCATGAAGGACAGCGTCACCGACGCCTTCCTCGACCGCTTCCGCGCCGGCTTCGAGGCGGAGCACGAGGACATCGACCTGGACATCCAGATCCAGGAGTGGGACGGCATCGGGGAGAAGGTGACGGCCGCCCTCGCCAGCAAGGACGCCCCGGACGTCATCGAGGTCGGCAACACCCAGATCGCGCAGTACGCGGCGAGCGGCGGCGTCCGCGACCTCAGCGACAAGACCGCCGAGCTGAACGGCGCGGACTGGCTGCCGGGGCTCGCCGAGCCCGGGAAGGTCGACGGCAAGCAGTACGGCATCCCCTGGTACGCCGCCAACCGGGTCGTGATCTACCACAAGGACCTCTTCGCCCGCGCGGGCGTGACCACACCCCCGAAGACGCAGGCCGAGTGGCTCACCGTCACCGCGAAGCTCAACCGGGGCAGAACCCAGGGCATCTACCTGCCCGGCCAGAACTGGTACGCCCTGTCCGGCTTCGTCTGGGAGGAGGGAGGCGACCTCGCGGTCAAGGACGGGGCCTCGTGGAAGGGGGCGCTCGACACCCCGCAGGCGCGCTCCGGCATGGACTTCTACCGGCAGCTCCAGGCCCTCGGCAAGGGTCCCAAGGACTCCGACGAGGCCAAGCCCCCGCAGGCCGAGGTCTTCGCCAAGGGCGAGACCGCCCAGATCATCGCCGTACCGGGCGGCGCGAAGATCGTCGAGGAGATCAACCCCGCGCTCAAGGGCAAGCTCGGCTTCTTCCCGATCCCCGGCAAGACCGCGGGGAAGCCGGGCGCCGTCTTCACCGGCGGCTCCGACCTCATCGTGCCCGAGACCTCGACCCACCCCGAGGGGGCCTACGAGGTGGTCAAGGCGCTCGCCGGCGAGAAGTGGCAGACGGACATGGCCAGAACGATGAGTTACGTGCCCAACCGCACCTCGCTCGCACGGGTGATCCAGGACGACGAGGGGACGGCCGCGATGGCGGCGGGCGCCGCCCAGGGCCGGGCGACGCCGAACTCCCCGCAGTGGGCGGCCGTCGAGGCCACCAACCCGATCAAGCAGTACATGACCGCCGTGCTCACCGGCACCGATCCCGCACAGGCGGCCGCGACCGCCTCGCAGAGCATCACCAAGACCCTCGGCTCGTGA
- a CDS encoding sugar ABC transporter permease translates to MSGPAVRLPDRSNRAAFWPYLLVAPTVLGGLLLLGYPFVRNLLISFQQYGMGELIRGDASFVGFDNYRTVLADPEFWEVVRRTFWWTLINVVLIMVIGTLVALMMQRLGRRMRILVTTGLVLAWASPVIATTTVFQWLFASRLGVVNWVLVRLGFESFEGYSWLADGPAAFTVLVLLVVWQSVPFAAITLHSALLTVPAELYESARLDGAGGLRIFRSVTLPLLRPIFGLVLCLEVIWVFRCFAQIWAVTKGGPGEATTTLPVYAYRVAQSLHRYDLGAAVSTLTVLLLVAVLIAYFRQMLRQEADR, encoded by the coding sequence GTGAGCGGCCCCGCCGTACGGCTCCCCGACCGGTCGAACCGGGCGGCCTTCTGGCCCTACCTCCTGGTCGCCCCCACCGTCCTCGGCGGTCTGCTCCTCCTCGGATATCCCTTCGTCCGCAATCTGCTCATCTCCTTCCAGCAGTACGGCATGGGCGAACTCATCCGTGGCGACGCCTCGTTCGTGGGGTTCGACAACTACCGGACCGTGCTCGCCGACCCCGAGTTCTGGGAGGTCGTCCGGCGCACCTTCTGGTGGACCCTGATCAACGTCGTGCTGATCATGGTGATCGGGACGCTGGTCGCCCTGATGATGCAGCGGCTCGGCCGGCGGATGCGGATCCTGGTGACGACCGGTCTGGTCCTCGCGTGGGCCAGCCCGGTCATCGCCACCACGACCGTCTTCCAGTGGCTCTTCGCCTCCCGGCTCGGAGTGGTCAACTGGGTCCTCGTCCGGCTGGGGTTCGAGTCCTTCGAGGGGTACTCGTGGCTGGCGGACGGGCCCGCCGCGTTCACCGTCCTGGTCCTGCTGGTGGTCTGGCAGTCGGTGCCCTTCGCCGCGATCACGCTGCACTCGGCGCTGCTGACCGTCCCCGCCGAGCTGTACGAGTCGGCCCGGCTCGACGGCGCGGGTGGCCTGCGGATCTTCCGCTCGGTCACGCTTCCGCTGCTGCGCCCGATCTTCGGTCTCGTCCTCTGTCTGGAGGTCATCTGGGTCTTCCGCTGCTTCGCGCAGATCTGGGCCGTGACCAAGGGCGGGCCGGGCGAGGCGACGACCACCCTGCCCGTGTACGCCTACCGGGTGGCCCAGTCGCTGCACCGCTACGACCTCGGGGCGGCCGTCTCCACGCTCACGGTCCTTCTCCTCGTCGCCGTACTGATCGCCTACTTCCGCCAGATGCTCCGACAGGAGGCCGACCGGTGA
- a CDS encoding carbohydrate ABC transporter permease has translation MTPRALRRLPLNTAAALVFVLAVFPVYWMVLTAFRPTRDIQSETPRFLPVSVTLEHFRNAVAADGFWIFWRNSLLVTAGCVVLALVVALAAAFAVARMNWRGRRGFILMVFIAQVAPWEALLIPMYVIARDADLLDRLATLSLIYFMVTLPFTIVTLRSFLAAVPAELEEAAQVDGCTRTAAFRRVTLPLLAPGLLATSLFGFITAWNEFAFANMLIIKNQDDRTLPVWLSSFSNVFGTDWGATMAASTLFALPVLVLFLVLQGRVAAGMTGGAVKG, from the coding sequence GTGACCCCGCGCGCCCTGCGCCGACTCCCCCTCAACACCGCGGCGGCGCTCGTCTTCGTCCTGGCCGTGTTCCCGGTGTACTGGATGGTCCTCACGGCATTCCGGCCGACCCGCGACATCCAGTCCGAGACCCCGCGGTTCCTGCCCGTCTCCGTCACCCTGGAGCACTTCCGGAACGCGGTGGCCGCCGACGGGTTCTGGATCTTCTGGCGCAACAGCCTGCTGGTGACCGCGGGTTGCGTCGTGCTCGCCCTCGTGGTGGCGCTGGCCGCCGCGTTCGCCGTCGCCCGGATGAACTGGCGCGGCCGACGGGGCTTCATCCTGATGGTCTTCATCGCCCAGGTGGCGCCCTGGGAAGCGTTGTTGATCCCGATGTACGTGATCGCCCGGGACGCCGACCTGCTCGACCGGCTCGCGACCCTCAGTCTCATCTACTTCATGGTCACCCTGCCCTTCACCATCGTGACCCTCCGCTCCTTCCTGGCGGCGGTCCCGGCCGAGCTGGAGGAGGCCGCACAGGTCGACGGGTGCACCCGCACCGCCGCGTTCCGCCGGGTGACGCTCCCGCTGCTGGCCCCCGGACTGCTCGCGACCTCGCTCTTCGGGTTCATCACCGCGTGGAACGAGTTCGCCTTCGCCAACATGCTCATCATCAAGAACCAGGACGACCGCACCCTGCCCGTCTGGCTGTCGTCCTTCTCCAATGTCTTCGGCACCGACTGGGGCGCCACCATGGCCGCCTCCACCCTCTTCGCCCTGCCCGTCCTCGTCCTCTTCCTGGTCCTGCAGGGCCGGGTCGCCGCCGGAATGACCGGCGGAGCCGTGAAGGGATAA
- a CDS encoding beta-N-acetylhexosaminidase translates to MPQPRLVPEPTHLHLLPGTFTFDDSTALKVSPGAEGAAGLLRTLLGPATGLPLPARADGSVVLALDRALTGLGEEGYGLTIGTEGVLLRAARPQGLLAGLQTLRQLLPVEALRAEPVTGVAWSVPCAQITDTPRFPWRGSMLDVARRFRPVSYLRRYVDLLALHKLNVLHLHLTDDQGWRMPVAALPRLTEVGGLPHGGAYTRTELTGLVAYAAERGVTVVPEIEMPGHVRAALAAYPELGNHPGRTYDVWDRWGVCDTILGVHDGALDFCRTVLDEVMDVFPSSYVHIGGEECPTTEWHDSPAARRRAAEEGLPGPSALHGWFMERIGRHLLDAGRQPLSWTENGADLPPYFTVMPWRDADHGRTAVRRGHRVVMAPHRTTYLDYPQSAGPAEPPGQAGEVVDLRAVHGNEPAPADWSPEEAARVLGSQVQLWTEYVPTTAHAEYLTFPRLCALAEVVWTGRHDWPGFQERLRHHRTRLDTLGVPRRLPPTPTPLVTTAP, encoded by the coding sequence ATGCCCCAGCCCCGACTCGTTCCCGAACCCACCCACCTCCACCTCCTGCCCGGCACGTTCACCTTCGACGACTCGACCGCGCTCAAGGTCTCACCCGGCGCCGAAGGCGCCGCCGGACTGCTGCGCACCCTGCTCGGACCGGCCACCGGTCTGCCGCTGCCCGCGCGGGCCGACGGCTCCGTCGTCCTCGCGCTCGACCGCGCCCTCACCGGCCTCGGCGAGGAGGGATACGGCCTCACCATCGGCACCGAAGGGGTGCTGCTGCGGGCCGCCCGCCCGCAGGGGCTCCTCGCCGGCCTCCAGACCCTCCGCCAGCTGCTGCCCGTCGAGGCCCTCCGCGCCGAACCCGTCACCGGCGTCGCGTGGTCCGTGCCCTGCGCGCAGATCACCGACACCCCCCGCTTCCCCTGGCGCGGCTCCATGCTCGACGTCGCCCGCCGCTTCCGCCCCGTCTCCTACCTCCGGCGGTACGTCGACCTCCTCGCCCTCCACAAGCTCAACGTCCTCCACCTCCATCTCACCGACGACCAGGGCTGGCGCATGCCGGTCGCCGCGCTGCCCCGGCTCACCGAGGTCGGCGGGCTGCCGCACGGCGGTGCCTACACGCGGACCGAACTCACCGGCCTGGTGGCGTACGCGGCGGAGCGCGGCGTCACCGTCGTTCCCGAGATCGAGATGCCGGGGCATGTCCGGGCCGCGCTCGCCGCCTACCCCGAGCTCGGCAACCATCCGGGCCGTACCTATGACGTCTGGGACCGGTGGGGCGTGTGCGACACGATCCTCGGCGTCCACGACGGCGCCCTCGACTTCTGCCGCACCGTCCTGGACGAGGTGATGGACGTCTTCCCCTCCTCGTACGTGCACATCGGCGGTGAGGAGTGCCCCACGACCGAGTGGCACGACTCGCCCGCCGCGCGGCGGAGGGCCGCCGAGGAGGGGCTGCCGGGACCCTCGGCCCTGCACGGCTGGTTCATGGAACGGATCGGACGGCACCTCCTCGACGCGGGACGGCAGCCGCTCAGCTGGACGGAGAACGGCGCCGACCTCCCGCCGTACTTCACCGTCATGCCCTGGCGCGACGCCGACCACGGCCGTACGGCCGTCCGCCGCGGGCACCGGGTCGTCATGGCGCCGCACCGCACGACGTACCTCGACTACCCCCAGTCGGCCGGCCCCGCCGAACCGCCGGGCCAGGCCGGCGAGGTCGTCGACCTGCGCGCCGTGCACGGCAACGAACCCGCTCCGGCGGACTGGAGCCCGGAGGAGGCCGCCCGGGTCCTCGGCTCCCAGGTGCAGCTGTGGACCGAGTACGTGCCCACCACCGCGCACGCCGAGTACCTCACGTTTCCGCGGCTCTGCGCACTCGCCGAGGTCGTCTGGACCGGCCGCCACGACTGGCCGGGCTTCCAGGAGCGCCTTCGCCACCACCGGACCCGGCTCGACACCCTCGGGGTGCCACGCCGCCTGCCCCCCACGCCCACGCCCCTCGTCACCACCGCCCCATGA
- a CDS encoding cellulose binding domain-containing protein: MNDPTRSRSLRIRAALAVAAVTGLGATALTALPAAAAGEAVTVQYRQSSTGGDQVEPWLKVVNTGASSVPLSQVKVRYYFKADAGASYTYACSWAVKGCANLTGTFGTLAHPTATADRYLEIGFTAGAGSLAPGADTGDMQLRFHRSNWQSLNQSDDYSFGPAQTTYANWSKVTATVGGVPVWGTAPAGNEPTPTPTDPTTPPTDPPTGAALFDDFDYTGHTDPAINAHGWSVRSNSGGPGVPGATWAPENVTFAKEGTNSIMNLRSSTAGTGESTRHTEILTRASKFKNGTYAARVRFSDAPVSGPDGDRVVQTFFTINDLKAPMADDYAEYDFEYLPNGGWGEPANILYTTSWETYRPDPWEAVNQHSEVRASYAGWHDLVLTIDDNTIVYYVDGQEFGRHDARYLPERPMSINFNQWLIDLAGQTSTTPRSYDQKVDYVLHVKDQILSPAQVAAKVGAYRTAGTAFQDTVPAAQ; the protein is encoded by the coding sequence ATGAACGACCCCACAAGGAGCAGGAGCCTGCGGATCCGTGCCGCGCTCGCCGTCGCCGCGGTGACCGGGCTCGGTGCCACCGCCCTCACCGCCCTGCCGGCGGCGGCCGCCGGTGAGGCGGTCACCGTCCAGTACCGGCAGAGCTCGACCGGCGGCGACCAGGTCGAACCCTGGCTCAAGGTGGTCAACACCGGCGCGTCGAGCGTGCCGCTGAGCCAGGTCAAGGTGCGCTACTACTTCAAGGCCGACGCGGGAGCCTCGTACACCTACGCCTGCTCCTGGGCGGTGAAGGGCTGCGCCAACCTCACCGGCACCTTCGGCACGCTGGCCCATCCCACCGCGACCGCCGACCGCTACCTGGAGATCGGCTTCACCGCCGGCGCCGGTTCCCTCGCGCCCGGCGCGGACACCGGCGACATGCAGCTGCGCTTCCACCGCTCCAACTGGCAGTCGCTGAACCAGAGCGACGACTACTCCTTCGGGCCGGCCCAGACGACGTACGCCAACTGGTCCAAGGTCACGGCGACCGTGGGCGGCGTGCCGGTCTGGGGGACCGCCCCGGCGGGCAACGAACCCACCCCGACGCCGACCGACCCCACCACCCCTCCGACCGACCCGCCCACCGGGGCCGCGCTCTTCGACGACTTCGACTACACCGGCCACACGGACCCGGCGATCAACGCCCACGGCTGGAGTGTCCGCTCCAACTCCGGCGGGCCCGGGGTGCCCGGTGCCACCTGGGCGCCCGAGAACGTCACCTTCGCCAAGGAGGGCACGAACTCGATCATGAACCTGCGGAGCTCGACCGCCGGGACGGGTGAGTCCACCCGGCACACCGAGATCCTCACGCGGGCCTCGAAGTTCAAGAACGGCACGTACGCGGCCCGGGTGCGCTTCTCCGACGCTCCGGTGTCGGGTCCGGACGGCGACCGTGTCGTGCAGACCTTCTTCACCATCAACGACCTCAAGGCGCCGATGGCCGACGACTACGCCGAGTACGACTTCGAGTACCTCCCCAACGGCGGCTGGGGCGAGCCCGCCAACATCCTCTACACCACGTCGTGGGAGACCTACCGGCCCGACCCGTGGGAGGCCGTCAACCAGCACTCCGAGGTCCGCGCGAGCTACGCCGGCTGGCACGACCTGGTGCTGACCATCGACGACAACACGATCGTCTACTACGTCGACGGCCAGGAATTCGGCCGGCACGACGCCCGGTACCTCCCCGAGCGGCCGATGTCGATCAACTTCAACCAGTGGCTGATCGACCTCGCCGGCCAGACCTCGACGACACCGCGCTCCTACGACCAGAAGGTCGACTACGTCCTGCACGTCAAGGACCAGATCCTGAGTCCGGCCCAGGTGGCCGCGAAGGTCGGGGCGTACCGCACGGCGGGCACGGCCTTCCAGGACACGGTGCCGGCCGCGCAGTAG
- a CDS encoding FUSC family protein — protein MGGTPGARRPKARLPPVYAAAVRRSVRVTLAGTAGFYLFLYGFDSAVAATYALFAAVAMAGLSHIPGTGRQRAATLVPVVPACWALITIGTYLSVRTWSAVLGMLVVGFVLAFTAVGGPRPAGAAPGLQLMYILPSFPPYAPGSLGERLVGATVGLALLILAEAFLLPDRTPGVPYRELAARAADHAGRCAGELASAPYTLGETALRTAREVSGGLRSSRVPEAERPAGPGVRARALAHTGLAARTLLGRLTTIPPLSGDPAGMGPGVLRAVRAACLETASLLRGRESSGDARSRLQEARRAVAAGAEPGATPAALRRHAAVLEVADAALALSTAAEIAVRGRDAPAAAPGRFWYARMRAPQLWWRRLSGHAGQRSVFFQNAVRIALALAAARTIAGLDTLPHGFWMLLATLTLTRTTARETRSTVRMALTGTLVGALVVAALLALVGTDTTVYAAALPPLMLVAFTLGPVKGVGWAQAMFTMVIALVFAQLAPATWRLAEFRLLDVLAGSAVGAVFGLLAWPRGAHDELRRSVATMLRSAAETVVATTSQLAAGGARAPVAVPPGHRSLQHALIMAESAYAQYRSEPKELDAPDDRQDWQAALMSGHHTLWGAGRLLVPPEATVVPPLSPEPAEAVTRIGDRVAAGMLLVSARLDPGGDTPGTPVAVGARAFADFDAEPPGAPRPYYAAAEWLDSLMTDVERITGDHK, from the coding sequence ATGGGTGGCACTCCCGGGGCGCGGCGGCCGAAGGCCCGGCTCCCGCCCGTGTACGCGGCGGCCGTACGGCGGTCGGTGCGCGTCACGCTCGCCGGCACCGCCGGTTTCTACCTCTTCCTGTACGGCTTCGACTCGGCCGTCGCCGCCACGTACGCGCTCTTCGCCGCCGTCGCGATGGCGGGCCTTTCGCACATCCCCGGCACCGGACGGCAGCGCGCCGCGACGCTGGTGCCCGTGGTGCCCGCCTGCTGGGCACTCATCACGATCGGCACCTACCTGTCCGTACGGACGTGGAGTGCGGTCCTCGGCATGCTGGTCGTCGGGTTCGTGCTGGCCTTCACGGCCGTGGGAGGGCCGCGGCCGGCCGGCGCCGCTCCGGGGCTGCAACTGATGTACATCCTGCCGTCCTTCCCGCCCTACGCCCCCGGGTCGCTCGGCGAACGGCTGGTGGGAGCGACGGTCGGCCTGGCCCTGCTGATCCTCGCCGAGGCGTTCCTGCTGCCCGATCGCACGCCGGGCGTCCCCTACCGCGAACTGGCCGCCCGGGCCGCCGACCACGCGGGGCGCTGCGCCGGCGAGCTGGCCTCCGCTCCGTACACGCTCGGCGAGACCGCGCTGCGAACCGCCCGGGAGGTGAGCGGCGGACTCCGGTCCTCACGGGTGCCGGAGGCGGAACGGCCCGCGGGTCCGGGCGTCAGGGCCCGGGCGCTGGCTCATACCGGTCTGGCCGCCCGCACCCTGCTGGGGCGGCTGACGACGATTCCGCCGCTCTCCGGCGACCCTGCGGGCATGGGGCCCGGGGTGCTGCGCGCGGTGCGGGCCGCGTGTCTGGAGACCGCCTCCCTGCTGCGCGGCCGGGAGAGCTCCGGAGACGCCCGCTCCCGGCTCCAGGAGGCCCGTCGGGCCGTGGCCGCGGGCGCCGAGCCGGGTGCCACGCCCGCCGCGCTGCGCCGCCACGCGGCCGTCCTCGAGGTGGCCGACGCCGCGCTGGCGCTGTCCACGGCGGCGGAGATCGCCGTCCGGGGCAGGGATGCCCCGGCGGCGGCACCGGGGCGGTTCTGGTACGCGCGGATGCGGGCGCCCCAGCTGTGGTGGCGGCGTCTTTCGGGGCATGCGGGGCAGCGGTCGGTGTTCTTCCAGAACGCGGTGCGCATCGCGCTGGCGCTCGCGGCGGCGCGGACGATCGCGGGCCTCGACACGCTGCCGCACGGATTCTGGATGCTCCTCGCCACGCTCACCCTGACCCGTACGACGGCGCGGGAGACGAGGAGCACGGTGCGGATGGCGCTCACCGGAACCCTCGTGGGGGCGCTCGTCGTGGCCGCGCTGCTCGCCCTGGTCGGGACGGACACGACGGTGTACGCCGCCGCGCTGCCCCCGCTGATGCTGGTGGCCTTCACGCTCGGGCCGGTGAAGGGAGTGGGGTGGGCCCAGGCGATGTTCACGATGGTCATCGCCCTGGTCTTCGCCCAGCTGGCCCCCGCGACCTGGCGGCTCGCCGAGTTCCGGCTCCTCGACGTGCTCGCGGGCAGCGCGGTCGGCGCCGTGTTCGGGCTGCTCGCCTGGCCCCGGGGCGCCCACGACGAGTTGCGGCGGTCGGTGGCGACGATGCTCCGCAGCGCGGCGGAGACCGTGGTGGCCACGACCTCGCAGCTCGCGGCCGGCGGGGCGCGTGCCCCGGTGGCCGTCCCGCCGGGCCATCGGTCGCTGCAGCACGCCCTGATCATGGCGGAATCGGCGTACGCGCAGTACCGGAGCGAGCCGAAGGAGCTGGACGCGCCGGACGACCGCCAGGACTGGCAGGCCGCCCTGATGTCCGGCCATCACACCCTGTGGGGCGCGGGCCGGCTGCTCGTACCGCCCGAGGCGACCGTCGTCCCGCCGCTGTCCCCGGAGCCGGCCGAGGCGGTCACCCGGATCGG